The Sediminispirochaeta smaragdinae DSM 11293 genome has a segment encoding these proteins:
- a CDS encoding carbohydrate ABC transporter permease, which yields MTFKNRKRLNRFIVLMIVLVGMVICLFPIYEMVSTSLKYEVDAFSLPPKWIFRPTFENYRNVLLSNGFGRYFFNSVIVALSTTFFSVCTGALAGYSFSRFKYKGKKLLIVFTLLLRMIPPVILVIPVFVIWNSLGLANTRIGLVLVYIGLNLPFNIWVLKTFISEIPRSLDESATIDGCSDWMVFSRIILPLIAPGLSVAGIFTFRIAWNEYILSLVLTNRFTRTLPVAVSLFLTDAGTEWGKITAIATITAIPAFIFTFTAAKKLIMGMTAGAVKG from the coding sequence ATGACTTTTAAGAATAGAAAACGACTGAATCGGTTTATTGTTCTCATGATAGTTCTGGTGGGAATGGTAATTTGCCTGTTTCCCATTTACGAAATGGTTTCGACATCATTAAAATATGAGGTGGACGCCTTTTCCCTTCCTCCGAAATGGATATTCCGGCCGACATTTGAAAACTACCGGAATGTACTTTTAAGTAACGGCTTCGGACGTTATTTTTTCAACAGCGTTATTGTTGCGCTTTCAACGACCTTTTTCAGTGTCTGTACGGGTGCCCTTGCTGGCTATTCATTTTCCCGTTTCAAATATAAAGGGAAAAAGCTGCTTATCGTCTTTACGCTCCTGCTCCGCATGATTCCTCCTGTTATCCTGGTAATTCCCGTTTTCGTTATCTGGAATTCCCTGGGGCTTGCAAATACCAGAATCGGCCTGGTCCTTGTTTATATTGGTCTCAATTTGCCTTTCAATATCTGGGTCCTGAAAACCTTTATCTCCGAAATTCCAAGGTCGCTTGACGAGTCGGCAACCATAGACGGCTGTTCCGACTGGATGGTTTTTTCTAGGATCATTCTTCCCCTTATTGCACCGGGCCTTTCTGTTGCCGGAATTTTTACCTTCCGAATTGCCTGGAATGAATATATCCTGAGCCTTGTATTGACCAACCGTTTTACCAGAACACTGCCGGTAGCTGTTTCGCTTTTTCTTACCGATGCCGGGACGGAATGGGGAAAAATCACGGCTATTGCAACCATTACCGCCATACCTGCTTTTATTTTTACATTTACCGCGGCAAAAAAGCTGATCATGGGAATGACGGCCGGTGCCGTGAAGGGATAA
- a CDS encoding uroporphyrinogen decarboxylase family protein: MNSTERTFLALDHKEADRVPVDFGGHLISGIHIDAYRKLLEYLGMRFDQLRIERYRQRTAVIDEAVHQLFHTDFRPLVPPVPQLVWSDDGSRETYRDEWGVGWERQKDDGDYFECRTPRFSEMPDEEMLRDVHWPDYSKPSRLAGLAHRARTICKEEKVPILDLPLGLELFDAGFNLCGSANFYMMLALDPKAAEYIMDRQLEQQLAWWTQAFQSIPDLSLIRIGDDLGAQDSMLISPEMYRNLVLPRHKKLFAGIKTASRGRAKIIMHSDGAILPVIPDLIEAGIDCLNPVQYTVPGIDPVLLKKEFGKDITFWGGGIDTQSILPNASPSQVKEEVRRQIDILAPGGGFIFSQVHIIQKDVPPENIVAMFEAVRESGIY; this comes from the coding sequence ATGAACTCAACTGAACGGACTTTTCTGGCGCTTGATCATAAAGAGGCCGACCGCGTGCCTGTCGATTTTGGCGGTCATCTTATCTCCGGTATTCATATCGATGCCTATCGCAAGCTTCTTGAATACCTCGGCATGCGTTTTGACCAGCTTCGGATTGAGCGATATCGTCAGAGGACCGCCGTTATCGATGAAGCTGTCCATCAACTTTTCCATACCGATTTTCGTCCCCTAGTTCCCCCGGTTCCCCAACTTGTATGGTCGGACGATGGTTCCAGGGAAACGTATCGTGATGAATGGGGGGTGGGTTGGGAACGGCAAAAAGACGATGGTGATTATTTTGAATGCCGAACACCGCGTTTTTCCGAGATGCCGGACGAGGAAATGCTTCGAGACGTTCACTGGCCGGATTATTCGAAGCCTTCCAGACTTGCCGGACTTGCTCACCGTGCCCGGACGATCTGTAAAGAAGAGAAGGTACCCATTCTCGACCTTCCACTTGGACTTGAGCTTTTCGACGCAGGATTCAATCTATGTGGTTCTGCAAATTTCTATATGATGCTTGCCCTGGATCCAAAGGCGGCGGAGTACATAATGGACCGGCAGCTTGAACAGCAGCTTGCCTGGTGGACTCAGGCATTTCAGAGCATTCCCGATTTGTCGTTGATCCGCATAGGCGATGATCTTGGTGCTCAGGATTCGATGCTGATCTCACCCGAAATGTATCGGAATCTTGTTCTGCCCCGGCACAAAAAACTGTTTGCCGGAATTAAAACAGCTTCTCGGGGGCGGGCTAAAATTATTATGCATTCAGATGGTGCAATCCTACCTGTCATTCCCGATTTGATCGAGGCGGGAATCGACTGCCTCAATCCTGTTCAATACACAGTGCCCGGTATTGATCCTGTTTTGTTAAAAAAAGAATTTGGGAAAGATATTACCTTTTGGGGTGGCGGGATTGATACTCAGTCGATTCTCCCCAATGCTTCGCCCTCCCAGGTAAAAGAGGAGGTGAGACGTCAAATCGATATCCTTGCACCCGGTGGCGGGTTTATTTTTAGTCAGGTGCATATTATCCAAAAAGATGTTCCACCCGAGAATATTGTGGCAATGTTCGAAGCCGTCCGGGAGTCTGGAATCTATTGA
- a CDS encoding DeoR/GlpR family DNA-binding transcription regulator encodes MEKGLINTEEKKAIAKKALELVHDNDIIFLNSGSTTLHFLEALRDARVRVFTNNAWAVSCKKGPELELMILGGEYREQSRSFIGIMTLEAIKNINSNITFLGTNGISLEKGLTTAVHQECSINQAMIENTNGKVVVLADHSKIGRVSNFVSTALNEIDILITDKSAPSETLEKFKHMGVDVIIA; translated from the coding sequence ATGGAAAAAGGCCTGATCAATACCGAAGAAAAGAAGGCCATAGCCAAAAAAGCCCTCGAGCTTGTACATGACAATGATATCATTTTCCTGAACAGTGGTTCGACGACACTCCATTTTTTAGAGGCTCTCCGAGATGCTCGAGTGAGGGTGTTTACGAATAATGCTTGGGCGGTATCTTGCAAGAAAGGCCCAGAGCTTGAGCTGATGATTTTAGGGGGAGAATACAGGGAACAATCGAGATCGTTTATTGGTATCATGACCCTGGAAGCAATAAAGAACATCAACAGCAATATCACTTTTCTCGGAACGAACGGAATCAGTCTCGAAAAAGGTCTGACTACAGCTGTTCATCAGGAATGTAGTATCAACCAGGCAATGATCGAGAATACGAATGGCAAGGTGGTTGTTTTGGCTGATCACTCTAAAATTGGGCGCGTTTCAAATTTTGTTTCAACTGCACTGAACGAAATTGATATTCTTATCACCGATAAATCTGCTCCCTCTGAAACACTTGAGAAGTTTAAACATATGGGTGTAGACGTGATTATTGCCTAA
- the aspS gene encoding aspartate--tRNA ligase codes for MENMKRTATCGELNSSRVGETVTLNGWVHRNRDHGGILFINLRDRYGITQVVIDEDASAPLKEKAKELKFEYCIAVVGIVRRRPDEMVNKDMNTGEIEVAASQIEILTKCDVLPFMIDEKSDAKEDLRLKYRYLDLRSFSMQRKIRLRTDVTFAAREFLIGKGFMEIETPTMIKSTPEGARDFLVPSRIHAGKFYALPQSPQLYKQILMVSGFDRYFQIAHCFRDEDARGDRQPEHTQIDMEMSFVSKDDVFEVVEGMMSHIFDKTLGVKLEIPFQRLPYDDALNRFGSDKPDLRFGLEMKTVDELASKSGFNAFKSVIAEGGCVKALVASGCAGYSRKQISELEDAAKVYGAKGLAWMKVGESGIEGGVSKFFDGIADELLASLEAQEGDLILMVGDKWNVACTSLGAVRSKLGKDLGLIEAGTFRFCWIVDFPLFEYNEEEQRWEAAHHMFTMPQEQYLDTLEENPGAVKGDLYDLVCNGFELASGSIRIHDPEIQKRIFNIVGFSSEEAENRFGFLLNAFRYGPPPHGGIAPGLDRLVMIMAGENSIKEVIAFPKNNQAYSPMDDSPSLVDEDQLKMLHIKLDMPEKEEES; via the coding sequence ATGGAAAATATGAAACGAACCGCTACGTGTGGAGAACTAAACAGTTCAAGGGTCGGAGAAACCGTTACCCTCAATGGATGGGTCCATAGGAATAGGGACCACGGCGGCATCCTTTTTATCAATCTCCGGGACCGCTACGGCATCACGCAGGTCGTAATCGATGAAGATGCCTCCGCTCCATTAAAAGAGAAGGCCAAAGAGCTCAAATTTGAATACTGCATCGCTGTCGTCGGTATCGTCCGTCGCCGACCCGACGAAATGGTCAATAAGGATATGAACACAGGAGAGATCGAGGTGGCGGCCTCGCAGATTGAAATACTCACGAAATGTGATGTTCTCCCTTTCATGATCGACGAGAAAAGCGACGCAAAGGAAGACCTTCGGTTGAAATACCGCTATCTCGACCTGCGATCCTTCTCTATGCAGCGTAAGATACGGCTGAGAACCGATGTAACCTTCGCAGCAAGAGAGTTTCTCATCGGTAAGGGGTTTATGGAGATCGAAACTCCAACCATGATCAAATCAACCCCCGAAGGAGCACGGGATTTTCTTGTACCAAGCCGCATACACGCCGGAAAATTTTACGCTCTTCCTCAAAGCCCTCAGCTCTACAAACAGATCTTGATGGTTTCCGGCTTCGATCGCTATTTTCAAATTGCCCATTGCTTTAGGGACGAAGATGCTCGAGGCGACCGACAGCCGGAACACACCCAGATCGATATGGAAATGAGTTTCGTCAGCAAAGACGATGTATTTGAAGTCGTCGAGGGGATGATGAGCCACATCTTCGACAAAACCCTTGGGGTAAAACTCGAAATACCTTTCCAGCGCTTGCCCTATGACGATGCCCTTAACCGTTTCGGAAGCGATAAACCGGACCTCCGTTTCGGTTTGGAAATGAAAACCGTCGACGAACTTGCCTCAAAAAGCGGTTTTAACGCCTTCAAGTCAGTCATTGCCGAAGGAGGTTGCGTCAAGGCCCTGGTGGCGAGCGGCTGTGCAGGCTACTCCAGAAAGCAGATCTCCGAGCTTGAGGATGCGGCAAAGGTCTACGGAGCAAAGGGCCTTGCCTGGATGAAAGTCGGAGAATCGGGCATCGAAGGTGGTGTTTCGAAATTCTTCGACGGGATTGCCGATGAGCTGCTTGCAAGCCTTGAAGCACAAGAGGGAGATCTAATCCTGATGGTCGGGGACAAATGGAACGTCGCCTGCACCAGTCTTGGCGCGGTTCGCAGCAAACTCGGAAAAGACCTCGGCCTGATCGAAGCGGGGACCTTCCGATTCTGCTGGATCGTGGACTTCCCTCTCTTTGAGTACAATGAAGAAGAACAGCGCTGGGAAGCTGCCCATCACATGTTTACCATGCCCCAGGAGCAGTACCTCGACACCCTGGAGGAAAACCCCGGTGCGGTAAAGGGAGACCTCTACGATCTTGTCTGTAACGGCTTTGAACTGGCATCCGGTTCTATCAGGATCCACGATCCCGAAATTCAGAAGCGCATCTTCAACATTGTCGGATTTTCCAGCGAAGAAGCGGAAAACCGTTTCGGATTTCTCCTCAACGCCTTCCGCTACGGGCCGCCTCCCCACGGCGGAATAGCTCCGGGCCTCGATCGGCTGGTCATGATCATGGCAGGAGAGAACTCGATCAAAGAGGTGATTGCCTTCCCGAAGAACAACCAGGCATACAGCCCTATGGACGATTCTCCGAGTCTCGTCGATGAAGACCAGCTCAAGATGCTTCACATTAAACTGGATATGCCGGAGAAAGAGGAAGAATCCTAA